The Falco naumanni isolate bFalNau1 chromosome 1, bFalNau1.pat, whole genome shotgun sequence genome window below encodes:
- the ADPRM gene encoding manganese-dependent ADP-ribose/CDP-alcohol diphosphatase, which translates to MAAAPPLLCFGVIADIQYADAEDGYDFGGCRRRYYRQSLGLLRDAVEAWAAERPPLAFVLQLGDSIDGLNARRGAAEAALERVLAVLGRLPVPVHHAWGNHELYNFSRARLARSGLSAAVARPPGRDCQACRCSPAGDCQAYHFSPAVRVRVVVLDAYDLSILGREPDSPRYLESLRLLREKNPNDNLNSPAGLEEPQFVEFNGGFSQAQLDWFNEVLKFSDENQEKVVVMGHLPIHPDASDRVCLAWNYKDALSVIYSHRCVVCFLAGHLHDGGYCLDSHGVHHLTLEGVIETPPESNAFGTIYVYEDKMILKGRGRISDRVMHFRKW; encoded by the exons atggcggcggcgccgccgctCCTCTGCTTCGGGGTCATCGCCGACATCCAGTACGCGGACGCGGAGGACGGCTACGACTTCGGCGGGTGCCGGCGGCGGTATTACCGGCAGAGCCTCGGCCTGCTGCGGGACGCCGTGGAAGCGTGGGCCGCCGAGAGGCCGCCGCTCGCCTTCGTGCTGCAGCTGGGCGACAGCATCGACGGCCTCAacgcgcggcgcggcgcggccgagGCCGCCCTGGAGCGGGTGCTGGCGGTGCTGGGGCGGCTGCCGGTGCCGGTGCACCACGCCTGGGGCAACCACGAGCTCTACAACTTCAGCCGGGCCCGCCTGGCGCGCAGCGGCCTCTCGGCGGCGGTGGCCAGGCCGCCGGGCAGGGACTGCCAGGCCTGTCGCTGCAGCCCGGCCGGGGACTGCCAGGCCTATCACTTCAGCCCGGCCGTGCGGGTCCGCGTTGTCGTGCTCGACGCCTACGACCTGAGCATCCTGGGCAGGGAGCCGGACAGCCCCCGGTACCTGGAGTCCCTGCGGCTGCTGCGGGAGAAGAACCCCAACGACAACCTCAACAGCCCTGCAG GACTCGAAGAACCTCAGTTTGTGGAGTTTAATGGAGGATTTAGCCAAGCCCAGCTGGACTGGTTCAATGAAGTCCTCAAGTTCTCTgatgaaaaccaagaaaaagttGTAGTTATGG GTCATCTGCCCATTCACCCAGATGCTTCAGACAGAGTTTGCCTAGCCTGGAATTACAAAGATGCCCTTTCGGTCATCTACTCTCATCGGTGCGTGGTCTGCTTTCTTGCAGGGCACCTGCACGATGGTGGATATTGTTTAGACTCTCACGGAGTTCATCATCTAACTTTGGAGGGGGTTATTGAAACTCCACCAGAAAGCAATGCCTTTGGAACCATTTATGTCTACGAAGATAAAATGATACTAAAGGGAAGGGGCAGAATTTCAGACAGAGTTATGCATTTCCGAAAATGgtaa
- the LOC121081626 gene encoding protein SCO1 homolog, mitochondrial has protein sequence MKKVKRWKEEALEKERNRGIGKPLLGGPFSLVSHEGQPRSSKDYIGQWVLIYFGFTHCPDICPDELEKMIEVVDEIDRIPSLPNLTPLFITIDPERDNEEAIARYVKEFSPKLIGLTGTRAQIDQVAKAYRVYYSEGPKDEDSDYIVDHTIIMYLLGPDGDFVDYYGQNKRSAEISASIAAHMRKYRS, from the exons ATGAAGAAGGTGAAGCGGTGGAAGGAGGAGG cgCTGGAGAAGGAACGAAACCGAGGCATTGGGAAACCGCTGCTAGGAGGGCCCTTCTCGCTTGTCAGCCACGAGGGGCAGCCCCGGAGCAGCAAGGACTACATTGGCCAGTGGGTGCTGATCTACTTTGGCTTCACACACTGCCCTGACATCTGTCCTGATGAACTGGAGAAAATGATTGAAGTGGTAGATGAAATTG ATAGAATTCCATCTTTGCCTAATCTGACTCCACTCTTCATCACTATTGATCCTGAGAGGGACAACGAAGAAGCCATTGCCAGATATGTTAAAG AATTTTCTCCAAAGCTGATCGGATTGACTGGTACCAGGGCACAGATTGACCAAGTGGCCAAAGCTTACCGTGTGTATTACAGCGAAGGTCCCAAAGATGAAGACAGTGATTACATA GTGGATCACACAATAATAATGTACCTCCTTGGGCCAGATGGTGACTTTGTGGACTATTATGGCCAGAATAAGAGGAGCGCTGAGATTTCTGCTTCTATTGCTGCACACATGAGAAAATACAGATCCTAA